The following proteins are co-located in the Peromyscus eremicus chromosome 13, PerEre_H2_v1, whole genome shotgun sequence genome:
- the Stk11ip gene encoding serine/threonine-protein kinase 11-interacting protein: protein MTTAPRDSVVWRLAGLLRDSGDAVLSGCSTLSLVTGTLQQLNRVFELYLGPWGPGQTGFVALPSHPADSPIILQLQFLFDVLQKTLSLKLVHIPGVGLPGPIKIFPFKSLRQLELRGVPIQSLRGLRSVYSQLESLVCSRSIQALEELLSACGGDLCSALPWLSLLSADFSYNALTNLDSSLRLLSALRFLNLSHNHIEDCKGFLMDLSELYHLDISYNHLHLVPRVGPSGAALGILILRANELRSLQGLEQLRNLRHLDVAYNLLEGHTELSPLWLLAELRKLYLEGNPLWFHPAHRAATAQYLSPRARDAAHGFLLDGEALSLEDLQASESSGLGSVAQPPSVPVGSTTETSGGPELSDSLSSGDVVAQAPLRKVKSRVRVRRASISEPSDTDPDLRTLDPSPAEWFVQQHRELELLNSFRERFGCDWLQYRSHLETAGSPPLAATKTPALSSPLVDAQGLETACSPPATGGAEDTEESPQKVSEEGRVEPEPLEEEREERDKEEGSREDLEEEEEQEQKEVEAELCRPMLVCPLQGLEGVQGKECFLRVTSAHLSEVELRAARTLERLELQSLVAAELEPEPEMPREQAPEGSGPPPGAPVLVLHFAYICPDRQLRRYAVLEPEAHEAIQELLAVLAPFTSVKKEQQPGGARFQCLRCSCEFKPEEPRLGLESEEGWKPLFQNPESPVVCPNCGSDHVVLLAMSGEIPDKEQTQGDKRPAPSGFPDPVCDLANHSGHPSGSDGTPPQTSIAHGCSSWSLSPTPERAGLRSVDHRLRLFLDVEVFSDSEEEFQFCIKVPVVLAGHTGEFLCLVVVSDHRLYLLKVTGAICGPPASWLQPTLAIPLQELSGMELGLAGQSLRLEWAAGTGSCVLLPRDARHCRAFLEELTGVLQSLPRTQRNCVSATEEEVTPQHRLWPLLGQDTSAEAPQFFYLRAFLAEGSSTCPVSLLLTLSTLYLLDEDLAWSQAESPLPVVSGEASEQAPPLEPGPSMQVREQQPLSSLSSVQLYRTSPLDLRLIFYDEVSRLESFWALRVVCGEQLTALLAWIREPWEELFSIGLRTVTQEALDLDR from the exons GGGACGCAGTTCTCTCTGGCTGTAGCACACTGAGCCTGGTCACAGGCACACTGCAGCAACTGAACAGAGTGTTTGAACTGTACCTGGGGCCATGGGGCCCTGGCCAGACGGGCTTTGTGGCTCTTCCCTCCCATCCTGCCGACTCACCCATCATCCTCCAGCTTCAGTTCCTCTTCGACGTGCTGCAGAAAACGCTTTCACTCAAG CTGGTACACATCCCTGGTGTTGGCCTTCCAGGGCCCATCAAGATTTTCCCCTTCAAGTCCCTTCGGCAGCTGGAG CTTCGAGGAGTCCCCATCCAGAGCCTGCGTGGCCTCCGTAGCGTCTACTCACAGCTAGAGTCTCTGGTTTGTAGCAGGAGCATCCAGGCACTAGAG GAGCTCTTGTCGGCCTGCGGTGGCGACCTCTGCTCTGCCCTTCCCTGGCTCTCTTTGCTTTCTGCGGACTTCAGCTACAATGCACTCACCAACTTAGACAGCTCCCTG CGTCTCCTGTCAGCTCTTCGCTTCCTCAACCTGAGCCACAATCATATCGAGGACTGCAAAGGCTTCCTGATG GATTTATCCGAGCTGTACCATTTGGACATCTCCTATAACCACCTGCACTTGGTGCCCAGAGTCGGGCCTTCAGGGGCTGCCCTGGGGATTTTGATTCTGCGAGCCAATGAGCTTCGGAGCCTTCAGG GCCTGGAGCAGCTGAGGAACCTGCGGCACCTCGATGTGGCCTATAACCTTCTAGAAGGACACACGGAGCTGTcaccactgtggctgctggctgagCTCCGTAAG CTCTATCTGGAAGGTAACCCCTTGTGGTTCCACCCGGCACACCGTGCGGCCACTGCTCAGTACCTGTCACCTCGGGCCAGAGATGCTGCTCATGGC TTCTTGCTGGATGGCGAGGCTTTGTCACTGGAGGATCTTCAG GCTTCAGAATCTTCAGGGCTTGGTTCCGTGGCTCAACCTCCGTCCGTGCCAGTGGGGAGTACCACTGAGACCTCAGGTGGCCCTGAGCTGAGTGATAGCCTCTCCTCGGGGGACGTTGTGGCCCAGGCCCCTCTTCGTAAGGTTAAG AGCCGAGTCCGTGTGAGGCGGGCTAGCATCTCTGAACCCAGTGACACAGACCCGGACCTCCGAACGCTTGATCCCTCCCCAGCTG AATGGTTTGTGCAACAGCACCGGGAACTGGAGCTGCTGAACAGCTTCCGGGAGCGGTTTGGCTGTGACTGGCTGCAGTACAGGAGCCACCTGGAGACCGCAGGGAGCCCCCCTCTGGCCGCCACCAAGACTCCCGCCCTTAGCAGCCCTCTTGTGGATGCCCAGGGCCTGGAGACTGCATGCAGCCCTCCAGCCACAGGGGGAGCGGAAGACACTGAGGAATCACCACAGAAGGTGTCAGAGGAGGGCAGGGTGGAGCCAGAGCCCCtcgaagaagagagggaagaaagagataaagaagagGGGTCGAGAGAGgacctggaggaggaagaggagcaggagcagaAGGAAGTGGAAG CAGAGCTCTGTCGCCCCATGCTGGTGTGTCCCCTGCAGGGGCTGGAGGGTGTGCAGGGCAAGGAGTGCTTTCTCCGAGTCACTTCTGCCCACCTATCTGAGGTGGAGCTGCGAGCAGCTCGGACTCTGGAGCGGCTGGAGCTGCAGAGCCTGGTGGCAGCGGAGCTGGAGCCGGAGCCCGAGATGCCAAGAGAACAGGCGCCTGAG GGCTCAGGTCCACCCCCTGGAGCTCCGGTTCTTGTTCTGCACTTTGCCTACATTTGTCCTGATCGGCAGTTGCGTCGCTATGCAGTGCTGGAGCCAGAGGCCCACGAGGCCATCCAG GAGCTGCTTGCTGTGCTGGCCCCATTCACCAGTGTGAAGAAAGAGCAGCAGCCTGGGGGGGCCAGATTCCAGTGTCTGCGTTGcagctgtgagttcaagccagagGAGCCCAGGTTGGGACTGGAGAGTGAGGAAGGCTGGAAGCCTCTGTTTCAAAATCCAG AATCTCCTGTTGTATGTCCAAACTGTGGGAGTGACCATGTGGTTCTCTTGGCCATGTCTGGGGAAATCCCCGATAAAGAGCAGACCCAGGGAGACAAACGACCAGCTCCCTCTGGGTTCCCTGACCCTGTCTGTGACCTTGCTAACCACAGCGGCCATCCCAGCGGGTCTGATGGCACCCCACCTCAGACATCCATAGCCCATGGCTGTAGCAGCTGGAGCCTCAGCCCAA CTCCTGAACGCGCTGGTCTTCGCTCTGTGGACCACCGACTCAGGCTCTTCCTGGATGTCGAGGTGTTCAGTGACTCTGAGGAGGAGTTCCAATTCTGTATCAAG GTGCCAGTGGTGTTAGCAGGCCACACAGGGGAGTTTCTGTGCCTTGTGGTTGTGTCTGACCACAGGCTTTACCTGTTGAAGGTGACAGGGGCCATTTG CGGGCCTCCTGCTAGCTGGCTCCAGCCCACCCTGGCCATTCCTCTGCAGGAGCTGAGTGGCATGGAGCTTGGCCTCGCAGGCCAGAGCCTTCGGCTAGAGTGGGCAGCTGGGACAGGCAGCTGTGTATTGCTGCCCCGAGATGCCAGGCATTGCCGTGCCTTCCTTGAGGAGCTCACTG GTGTCTTGCAGTCTTTGCCTCGCACCCAGAGGAACTGCGTCAGTGCCACAGAGGAGGAGGTGACCCCGCAGCACCGGCTCTG GCCATTGCTGGGACAAGATACTTCCGCAGAGGCTCCCCAGTTTTTCTACCTTCGGGCCTTCCTGGCTGAAG gctCCTCTACCTGCCCTGTGTCCCTGTTGCTGACACTGTCCACACTATACCTATTAGATGAAGACCTTGCATGGTCCCAGGCGGAATCCCCCCTTCCAGTGGTGTCTGGGGAAGCCTCTGAGCAGGCCCCTCCTCTGGAGCCAGGCCCTTCGATGCAGGTCAGGGAGCAGCAGCCGCTCAGCAGTCTGAGCTCTGTGCAGCTGTATCGCACAAGCCCTTTGGACTTGCGGCTGATCTTCTATGACGAG GTGTCTCGACTGGAGAGTTTCTGGGCACTCCGTGTTGTGTGTGGAGAGCAGCTGACAGCCCTCTTGGCCTGGATCCGGGAGCCCTGGGAAGAGTTGTTCTCCATTGGGCTCCGGACTGTGACCCAGGAGGCTCTGGACCTTGACCGATGA